The Desulfobacteraceae bacterium genome window below encodes:
- a CDS encoding GntP family permease, with protein MGLFGILLGLGVLIWLSFRGWSILVLAPAAALIAALAAGEPLLAHWTQTFMGSASGFLAQFFPLFLLGAVFGKLMDDSGSVATIARFMTERLGARRAMLAVVLAGALVTYGGVSLFVAFFVIGPMAQALFRAADIPSRLMPAAIALGTSTFTMSALPGTPAIQNAIPMPFFGTTPFAAPGLGIIAALIMLGFGLWWLARAEAAARRADEGFGETAVDPDAAAEDPLVRERATTAAAFDPVEVHRGQHSPQGPTVLVAVLPLVVVILVNLTMSMLVLPRMDTGFLAEARWGGIPLSAVSGVWSVIVALVSAILVLVAFNYRRLPALRDTVDAGANASALPVLSVASLVGFGAVVAAMPAFEVVRNWVLGIEGGPLVSLAVSTNLLAALTGSASGGMTIALEALGKTFMQISAETGLDPALMHRVAVIGSGTLDSLPHNGAVVTLLAVCGCTHRKSYFDIVMVGIVGALIALVAVIVLGSMFGSF; from the coding sequence ATGGGACTGTTTGGCATTCTACTCGGGTTGGGGGTTCTGATCTGGCTGTCGTTTCGGGGCTGGAGCATTCTGGTGCTGGCACCGGCGGCGGCGCTGATCGCCGCGCTGGCCGCCGGGGAGCCGCTGCTCGCGCACTGGACCCAAACCTTCATGGGCTCGGCGAGCGGGTTCCTGGCCCAGTTCTTCCCGCTCTTTCTGCTGGGCGCCGTCTTCGGCAAGCTCATGGACGACAGCGGGTCGGTGGCGACCATCGCCCGGTTCATGACCGAACGGCTCGGTGCGCGCCGCGCCATGCTGGCGGTGGTGCTCGCAGGCGCCCTGGTGACCTACGGCGGTGTGAGCCTGTTCGTCGCCTTCTTCGTTATCGGGCCGATGGCCCAGGCCCTGTTTCGCGCGGCCGATATCCCCAGCCGCCTGATGCCGGCCGCCATCGCCCTGGGCACCTCGACCTTCACCATGTCGGCCTTGCCGGGCACGCCAGCGATCCAGAACGCGATCCCCATGCCGTTTTTCGGTACCACCCCCTTCGCCGCCCCCGGATTGGGCATCATCGCGGCTCTCATCATGCTGGGCTTCGGCCTGTGGTGGCTGGCGCGCGCCGAGGCCGCCGCCCGCCGCGCCGACGAGGGCTTCGGCGAGACCGCCGTAGACCCCGATGCCGCCGCCGAGGACCCGCTGGTGCGCGAACGCGCGACCACCGCCGCAGCCTTCGACCCGGTGGAGGTCCATCGCGGCCAGCACAGCCCCCAGGGCCCCACGGTCCTGGTGGCCGTCCTGCCCCTGGTAGTGGTGATCCTCGTCAACCTCACCATGTCCATGCTGGTGCTGCCGCGCATGGACACGGGCTTCCTGGCCGAGGCGCGCTGGGGCGGAATCCCGCTTTCGGCGGTGAGCGGGGTCTGGTCGGTGATCGTGGCCCTGGTCTCGGCCATCCTCGTCCTGGTGGCCTTCAACTACCGGCGCCTGCCGGCGCTGCGCGACACGGTCGACGCCGGGGCCAACGCCTCGGCCCTGCCAGTCCTGAGCGTGGCCAGCCTGGTGGGCTTCGGGGCCGTGGTGGCCGCCATGCCGGCATTTGAAGTGGTGCGCAATTGGGTGCTGGGGATCGAGGGCGGGCCGCTGGTGTCGCTGGCGGTGTCCACCAACCTGCTGGCCGCCTTGACCGGCTCGGCCTCGGGCGGGATGACCATCGCCCTGGAGGCGCTGGGCAAAACCTTCATGCAGATCTCCGCCGAGACGGGCCTGGATCCCGCCCTGATGCACCGGGTGGCGGTGATCGGCTCGGGCACCCTGGACAGCTTGCCACACAACGGCGCGGTGGTCACCCTGCTGGCCGTCTGCGGCTGCACCCACCGCAAGAGCTATTTCGACATCGTGATGGTCGGGATCGTCGGCGCCCTGATCGCCCTGGTGGCCGTGATCGTCCTGGGCTCGATGTTCGGTTCGTTTTAG
- a CDS encoding YihY/virulence factor BrkB family protein, whose translation MKGNFLRLGKRWFRIAYRAGQLWLDHDAFSHAGSLAFFTLFSLAPTLIIAVAVIGVVLGESAAQGEIVARLADTMGAEAARAIEQLVLMSRIEATGLMPSVLGIGAVLVGATTVFAELRWSLNTIWGVRPDPERSGLWRMAKSRLLALLIVLLIGLGLLLYFVFGIALGAVAPLIDASPPATELLLSGGRWLASLLIGVLFIAALFKVLPDIIVSWGDVMGGAVVTALMFAVGRHAIAAYLANTATASTYGAAGAVVIVLFWVYYSALILLLGAAFTRAQIEARGKTVAPRSSAVRVVQEIVPR comes from the coding sequence GTGAAAGGCAATTTTCTGCGACTTGGGAAACGCTGGTTCCGGATCGCGTACCGTGCGGGGCAGCTCTGGCTGGATCACGACGCCTTCAGTCACGCCGGTTCGCTGGCCTTTTTCACCCTGTTTTCCCTGGCCCCGACCCTGATCATCGCCGTGGCGGTGATCGGTGTCGTACTGGGCGAAAGCGCCGCCCAGGGCGAGATCGTCGCCCGGCTGGCGGACACCATGGGGGCCGAGGCGGCCCGGGCGATCGAGCAATTGGTGCTCATGTCGCGGATCGAAGCCACCGGCCTGATGCCCAGCGTGCTGGGCATCGGCGCCGTCCTGGTGGGTGCCACCACGGTATTTGCGGAGCTGCGCTGGTCGCTGAACACCATCTGGGGCGTCAGGCCCGACCCGGAACGCAGCGGCCTCTGGCGGATGGCCAAATCGCGGCTGCTGGCCCTGTTGATCGTGCTCTTGATCGGCCTGGGGCTGCTGCTCTACTTCGTCTTCGGCATCGCCCTGGGCGCCGTCGCGCCCCTCATCGACGCCTCGCCCCCGGCCACCGAACTGCTGCTGAGCGGGGGGCGTTGGCTAGCCTCGCTGCTGATCGGGGTGCTGTTTATCGCCGCGCTCTTCAAGGTGCTGCCGGATATCATCGTCTCCTGGGGGGATGTGATGGGCGGGGCGGTCGTCACCGCGCTGATGTTTGCCGTCGGGCGCCACGCCATCGCGGCCTATCTGGCCAACACGGCGACGGCCTCGACCTATGGGGCGGCGGGTGCGGTGGTGATCGTGCTCTTCTGGGTTTACTACTCGGCGCTGATCCTTTTGCTGGGGGCGGCCTTTACCCGTGCCCAGATCGAGGCCCGGGGCAAAACCGTGGCGCCGCGGAGTTCGGCGGTGCGGGTGGTCCAGGAGATCGTGCCGCGCTGA